In one Nocardia tengchongensis genomic region, the following are encoded:
- the glgX gene encoding glycogen debranching protein GlgX, which yields MAPATAGTTGHDVWPGTAYPLGATYDGAGTNFSVFSEVARRVELCLIDADHRETRVPLDEVDGYVWHAYLPGIGPGQRYGFRVHGPFDPKLGLRCDPSKLLLDPYGKAFEGDFGTDTAPYNYGQNSLGHTMTGVVINPYFDWADDRAPKRPYHETVIYEAHVKGMTVTHPDVPPELRGTFAGMAHPAIIDHLRGLGVTAVELMPVHQFLDDRILLDRGLRNYWGYNSFGYFAPHRGYAAGSAPAAAVTEFKAMVRAFHAAGIEVILDVVYNHTAEGNEFGPTLSFRGIDNGAYYRLVDGDPQHYMDYTGTGNSFNMRHPHALQLIMDSLRYWVQEMHVDGFRFDLAATLARELHDVDRLSTFFDLVHQDPVVSQVKLIAEPWDVGEGGYQVGNFPVAWTEWNGKYRDTVRDYWRGQPATLGEFASRLTGSSDLYETTGRRPSASINFVTAHDGFTLADLVSYNEKHNAANGEGNQDGETYNRSWNCGVEGPTDDPAILAVRARQRRNLLATLMLSQGTPMLLHGDEFGRTQQGNNNVYCQDSPLSWMDWTRMDTEAELLEFTRRTVALRAAHPVFRRRRFFDPAPAPDGIGDIAWFTPGGAAMTDADWETGFARSLAVFLNGDGIHEPGPRGQRVADDSFVLCFNAHDQALDFTLPDDRHGNAWSVALDCSTPTGAPAADTVRAAAATVQVPARCLVVLRRTA from the coding sequence ATGGCTCCCGCGACCGCCGGCACCACCGGGCACGATGTCTGGCCGGGGACCGCCTACCCGCTGGGCGCGACCTACGACGGCGCCGGGACCAACTTCTCGGTCTTCTCCGAAGTGGCCCGGCGCGTGGAACTGTGCCTCATCGACGCCGACCACCGCGAGACCCGGGTGCCCCTGGACGAGGTCGACGGGTACGTGTGGCACGCCTACCTGCCCGGGATCGGACCGGGACAGCGGTACGGGTTCCGCGTGCACGGGCCCTTCGACCCGAAGCTGGGCCTGCGCTGCGATCCGAGCAAACTGCTGCTCGACCCCTACGGCAAGGCGTTCGAAGGCGACTTCGGCACCGACACCGCGCCCTACAACTACGGGCAGAACTCGCTCGGGCACACCATGACCGGGGTGGTCATCAACCCCTACTTCGACTGGGCCGACGACCGCGCGCCGAAACGGCCCTACCACGAGACGGTCATCTACGAGGCGCACGTCAAGGGCATGACCGTCACCCATCCGGACGTGCCGCCAGAACTGCGCGGCACCTTCGCGGGCATGGCGCATCCCGCGATCATCGACCACCTGCGCGGGCTCGGCGTGACCGCGGTGGAACTCATGCCGGTGCACCAGTTCCTCGACGACCGCATCCTGCTGGACCGGGGACTGCGGAACTACTGGGGCTACAACAGCTTCGGCTACTTCGCGCCGCACCGCGGGTACGCCGCCGGCTCCGCCCCCGCCGCGGCGGTCACCGAATTCAAGGCCATGGTGCGGGCCTTCCACGCCGCCGGCATCGAGGTGATCCTCGACGTGGTCTACAACCACACCGCCGAGGGCAACGAATTCGGGCCGACGCTCAGTTTCCGCGGGATCGACAACGGCGCGTATTACCGTCTCGTGGACGGTGATCCGCAGCACTACATGGACTACACCGGCACCGGCAACAGCTTCAACATGCGGCATCCGCACGCGCTGCAGCTGATCATGGATTCACTGCGGTACTGGGTCCAGGAGATGCACGTGGACGGGTTCCGCTTCGATCTGGCCGCCACCCTGGCGCGCGAACTGCACGACGTGGACCGGCTTTCCACCTTCTTCGACCTGGTGCATCAGGATCCGGTGGTCAGTCAGGTGAAGCTCATCGCCGAACCCTGGGATGTCGGAGAGGGCGGCTACCAGGTCGGCAATTTCCCGGTCGCCTGGACCGAATGGAACGGCAAATACCGTGACACCGTGCGCGATTACTGGCGCGGGCAGCCGGCCACGCTGGGCGAGTTCGCGTCCCGGCTCACCGGGTCCTCGGACCTGTACGAGACGACCGGCCGCCGCCCCAGCGCCAGCATCAACTTCGTGACCGCCCACGACGGGTTCACCCTCGCAGACCTGGTGTCCTACAACGAGAAACACAATGCCGCCAACGGCGAGGGCAACCAGGACGGCGAGACCTACAATCGCTCCTGGAACTGCGGAGTCGAAGGCCCCACCGACGATCCGGCGATTCTGGCGGTGCGTGCCCGCCAGCGCCGCAACCTGCTCGCCACCCTGATGCTCTCCCAGGGCACGCCGATGCTGTTGCACGGCGACGAGTTCGGCCGCACCCAGCAGGGCAACAACAATGTCTACTGTCAGGATTCGCCGCTGTCGTGGATGGACTGGACCCGCATGGACACCGAGGCCGAGCTGCTCGAATTCACCAGGCGCACGGTCGCGTTGCGCGCCGCCCACCCGGTGTTCCGGCGGCGCCGCTTCTTCGACCCCGCGCCCGCGCCCGACGGGATCGGTGACATCGCCTGGTTCACCCCCGGCGGCGCGGCCATGACCGACGCCGACTGGGAGACCGGGTTCGCCCGCTCGCTGGCGGTGTTCCTCAACGGCGACGGCATCCACGAGCCCGGCCCGCGCGGGCAGCGGGTCGCCGACGACTCGTTCGTGCTGTGCTTCAACGCCCACGACCAAGCCCTCGACTTCACCCTGCCCGACGACCGGCACGGCAACGCCTGGTCGGTGGCGCTGGACTGCTCCACACCCACCGGCGCGCCGGCCGCCGACACCGTCCGGGCCGCGGCCGCCACCGTGCAAGTGCCCGCACGCTGTCTCGTCGTCCTGCGCCGTACGGCATGA
- a CDS encoding response regulator transcription factor produces MSADGVSARIVCVLLCEDDEQLGDRVADGLRTAGFTVDLTRTLTGAAQQCGAVLITARDSPADRSEGYAGGVDDFPAKPFSLSELAGRVRALCAPRRSPASPPLTVGDLVVDRLRRRVRRAGYC; encoded by the coding sequence ATGTCCGCCGACGGAGTGAGCGCCCGCATCGTGTGCGTCCTGCTGTGCGAGGACGACGAGCAGCTCGGCGACCGGGTCGCCGACGGACTGCGCACCGCCGGGTTCACCGTCGACCTGACCCGCACCCTCACCGGCGCCGCCCAGCAGTGCGGCGCCGTGCTGATCACCGCGCGCGACAGCCCCGCCGACCGCAGCGAAGGCTACGCCGGCGGCGTGGACGACTTTCCGGCCAAACCCTTCTCGCTGAGCGAGCTGGCCGGGCGGGTCCGGGCGCTGTGCGCGCCGCGCCGCTCCCCGGCGTCGCCGCCGCTCACCGTCGGCGACCTGGTGGTGGACCGATTACGGCGGCGGGTGCGCCGCGCGGGGTACTGCTGA
- the bioD gene encoding dethiobiotin synthase, with the protein MTAKLLFITGTSTDVGKTIVTAALAATARAAGTEVAVVKPAQTGMGPGEPGDLAEITRLSGVTRTLEFARYPDPLAPDTAACRCGQPLLTLAETVAGIESCADADLVLVEGAGGLLVRMGEFTLLDLAQKMSAPVLLVAAAGLGTLNHSELTTRTLAAAGVDCAGLVIGSWPATPDLASECNRTDLPAVTGAELVGSIPAGAGAWARPEFTAAAPTWFDADWTGRHLRP; encoded by the coding sequence ATGACCGCGAAGCTGCTGTTCATCACCGGCACCTCGACCGATGTCGGCAAGACGATCGTCACCGCCGCCCTGGCGGCCACCGCCCGCGCGGCCGGCACCGAGGTTGCGGTGGTCAAGCCCGCCCAGACCGGGATGGGCCCGGGCGAGCCCGGCGACCTGGCCGAGATCACCCGCCTGAGCGGCGTCACCCGCACCCTCGAATTCGCCCGCTACCCCGACCCGCTGGCCCCCGACACCGCCGCCTGCCGCTGCGGTCAGCCGCTGCTGACCCTGGCCGAGACCGTCGCCGGCATCGAATCTTGCGCCGACGCCGACCTCGTGCTGGTCGAGGGCGCGGGCGGCCTGCTCGTCCGCATGGGCGAATTCACCCTGCTGGATCTCGCTCAGAAGATGAGCGCCCCTGTCCTGCTGGTGGCCGCCGCCGGCCTGGGCACCCTCAACCACAGCGAACTCACCACCCGCACCCTCGCGGCCGCGGGCGTCGACTGCGCGGGCCTGGTCATCGGATCCTGGCCCGCCACACCGGATCTCGCCTCCGAATGCAACCGCACCGACCTGCCCGCCGTCACCGGCGCGGAACTCGTCGGCTCCATTCCGGCGGGTGCGGGCGCCTGGGCCCGGCCCGAGTTCACCGCGGCCGCGCCCACCTGGTTCGACGCCGATTGGACCGGTCGCCACCTCCGCCCCTGA
- a CDS encoding helix-turn-helix domain-containing protein, translating to MTTREFSALELLAARAGTLVSAAEIAVVCGDAAVDQVIAKLDRKLGPPRILHASTGGYLLHA from the coding sequence ATGACCACCCGCGAGTTCAGCGCGCTGGAACTGCTGGCCGCCCGCGCCGGCACCCTGGTCTCCGCCGCCGAGATCGCCGTCGTCTGCGGCGATGCCGCGGTGGATCAGGTGATCGCGAAGCTGGATCGCAAGCTCGGCCCGCCGCGCATCCTGCACGCCTCGACGGGGGGATACCTCCTGCACGCCTGA
- a CDS encoding PHP domain-containing protein has product MSASSGSFVHLHNHTEYSMLDGAAKITPLFKEATRLGMTAVGMSDHGNMYGASEFYNSAKKQGIKPIIGIEAYIAPESRFNTKRVLWGDPSQKSDDVSGSGSYTHMTMVAENATGLRNLFKLSSLASIEGQLGKWGAHGRRHHRRARRRHHRHHRLPSGEVQTRLRLGHEREALEAAAKWQEIFGPENFFLEIMDHGLSIERRVREGLLNVGKQLGIPPLATNDCHYVHEHDSGNHEALLCIQTGKTLSDPTRFKFDGSGYYLKSAEEMRAIWDAEVPGACDNTVLIGERVQSYDDVWAHRDRMPIFRCPRATPRPPGSSTR; this is encoded by the coding sequence GTGTCAGCCTCGTCGGGATCATTCGTCCATCTCCACAACCACACCGAGTACTCGATGCTCGATGGCGCGGCGAAGATTACCCCCTTGTTCAAAGAGGCGACGCGACTGGGCATGACCGCCGTCGGCATGTCCGACCACGGCAACATGTACGGCGCCTCGGAGTTCTACAACTCCGCCAAGAAACAGGGCATCAAGCCGATCATCGGCATCGAGGCCTACATCGCGCCGGAGTCCCGGTTCAACACCAAGCGCGTGCTGTGGGGCGACCCGTCGCAGAAGAGCGACGACGTCTCGGGTTCGGGTTCCTACACCCACATGACCATGGTCGCCGAGAACGCGACCGGTCTGCGCAACCTGTTCAAACTGTCCAGCCTGGCCTCCATCGAAGGCCAGCTCGGCAAGTGGGGCGCGCATGGACGCCGACATCATCGCCGAGCACGCCGAAGGCATCATCGCCACCACCGGCTGCCCTCGGGCGAGGTACAGACCCGGCTGCGCCTGGGCCACGAGCGCGAGGCCCTGGAGGCCGCGGCCAAGTGGCAGGAGATCTTCGGCCCGGAGAACTTCTTCCTCGAGATCATGGACCACGGCCTGTCCATCGAGCGCCGGGTGCGCGAGGGTCTGCTGAACGTCGGCAAGCAGCTGGGCATTCCGCCGCTGGCCACCAACGACTGCCACTACGTGCACGAGCACGACTCGGGCAATCACGAAGCGCTGCTGTGCATTCAGACCGGCAAGACGCTCTCGGACCCGACCCGCTTCAAGTTCGACGGCTCCGGCTACTACCTCAAGTCCGCCGAGGAGATGCGCGCCATCTGGGACGCCGAAGTCCCCGGCGCCTGCGACAACACGGTCCTCATCGGCGAGCGCGTCCAGTCCTACGACGACGTGTGGGCCCACCGCGACCGCATGCCGATCTTCCGGTGCCCGAGGGCTACACCCAGGCCACCTGGCTCGAGCACGAGGTGA
- a CDS encoding 8-amino-7-oxononanoate synthase — protein sequence MTADPLSWLDTRAAERVDAGLRRELRPRTSDAASIDLASNDYLGLVRHPEVVEGSVASVRYWGTGSTGSRLVTGTTVEHEQLERELAEFVGAEAGLVFASGYAANLGVVTALAGRGALVVSDEGSHASLVDACRLSRARVEIAPHKDPAAVDRLLSQRTEERALVLTDSVFSADGDLAPLAELHRVTRANGAVLIVDEAHGLGVRGEGGRGLVHECGLAGEPDLIITATLSKAFAAQGGVVLAGERVRAHLIDAARTFIFDTGLAPAAVGAARAALGLLRREPEMAQRVLDRAADLARIAGVGHPDSAVVSVVLGEAQVAYDAAQACRARGLSVGCFRPPSVPEGTSRLRLTARADLTEAELATIATVLGEVLTEARGREAVSV from the coding sequence GTGACTGCCGATCCCTTGAGCTGGCTCGACACCCGCGCTGCCGAGCGCGTGGACGCCGGGCTGCGCCGCGAACTGCGCCCCCGCACCTCCGATGCGGCGAGCATCGACCTGGCCTCCAACGACTACCTCGGGCTGGTGCGCCACCCGGAGGTCGTCGAGGGCTCGGTCGCCTCGGTGCGGTACTGGGGCACCGGCTCCACCGGGTCGCGACTGGTCACCGGAACCACGGTCGAGCACGAGCAGCTCGAGCGCGAACTGGCCGAATTCGTGGGCGCGGAAGCCGGATTGGTGTTCGCCTCCGGCTACGCCGCGAACCTCGGCGTGGTCACCGCCCTGGCCGGGCGTGGGGCACTGGTGGTTTCGGACGAGGGCAGTCACGCCTCGCTGGTGGACGCCTGCCGGCTGTCGCGGGCCCGGGTCGAGATCGCGCCGCACAAGGACCCGGCGGCCGTGGACCGGCTGCTGTCGCAGCGCACCGAGGAGCGCGCGCTGGTGCTCACCGATTCGGTGTTCAGCGCCGACGGCGACCTCGCGCCGCTGGCCGAACTGCATCGCGTGACCCGCGCCAACGGGGCCGTGCTCATCGTCGACGAGGCGCACGGCCTGGGCGTGCGCGGCGAGGGCGGCCGCGGGCTGGTGCACGAGTGCGGGCTGGCCGGGGAACCCGACCTGATCATCACCGCCACGCTGTCCAAAGCCTTTGCCGCCCAGGGCGGTGTGGTGCTGGCCGGTGAGCGCGTTCGCGCCCACCTCATCGACGCGGCCCGCACCTTCATCTTCGACACCGGCCTGGCGCCGGCCGCCGTCGGCGCCGCCCGCGCCGCGCTGGGCCTGCTGCGCCGCGAACCCGAGATGGCCCAGCGGGTCCTGGATCGCGCCGCCGACCTGGCCCGCATCGCCGGTGTCGGACATCCGGATTCGGCCGTGGTCTCGGTCGTGCTCGGCGAGGCGCAGGTCGCCTACGACGCCGCCCAGGCCTGCCGGGCCCGCGGCCTCAGCGTCGGCTGCTTCCGCCCGCCGTCGGTGCCGGAGGGCACCTCGCGGCTGCGCCTGACCGCCCGCGCCGACCTCACCGAGGCCGAACTGGCCACCATCGCCACCGTTCTCGGTGAAGTCCTCACCGAAGCCCGTGGACGGGAGGCGGTTTCGGTATGA
- a CDS encoding bifunctional helix-turn-helix transcriptional regulator/GNAT family N-acetyltransferase produces the protein MAADTTDHLVEARHIAAVRAFNRRYTRIIGVLQGGMLGTEFSLAEGRILFELANFGAAEVVDLRLALDLDAGYMSRILARFEERGLVARRRSETDARRQVVTLTEAGRAAFTLLDQRTQTQIGELLVPHSPTVRTRLVGAMRTIEQILDTDSEPDPAAVVLRDPKPGEHGWVIARNAALYAEEFGWNGEYEALVARIVADWLDTRDPRRERAWIAEYQGAPVGCVYCVREDDATARLRLLLVEPSARGLGVGSALVDACLRFATDAGYTAMVLWTNSVLESARHLYQRAGFELAESNPHHSFGVDLVGQTWRRALRPRDDPGR, from the coding sequence ATGGCCGCGGACACAACCGATCACCTGGTGGAAGCCCGGCACATCGCCGCGGTCCGCGCCTTCAACCGGCGCTACACCCGCATCATCGGAGTCCTGCAGGGTGGGATGCTCGGCACCGAATTCTCCCTCGCCGAAGGCCGGATCCTGTTCGAACTGGCCAACTTCGGGGCCGCCGAAGTCGTGGATCTGCGACTGGCCCTGGATCTGGACGCGGGCTATATGAGCCGCATCCTGGCCCGCTTCGAGGAACGCGGACTGGTGGCGCGCCGCCGGTCCGAGACCGACGCGCGACGCCAGGTGGTGACGCTCACCGAGGCCGGCCGGGCCGCGTTCACCCTGCTCGACCAGCGCACCCAGACCCAGATCGGAGAGCTGCTGGTCCCGCACTCCCCCACCGTGCGCACCCGGCTGGTCGGCGCCATGCGGACCATCGAGCAGATCCTCGACACCGACTCCGAACCCGATCCCGCCGCCGTCGTGCTGCGCGACCCGAAACCCGGCGAGCACGGCTGGGTGATCGCGCGCAACGCGGCGCTCTACGCCGAGGAGTTCGGCTGGAACGGCGAGTACGAGGCCCTGGTCGCGCGCATCGTCGCCGACTGGCTCGACACCCGCGACCCGCGGCGGGAACGCGCCTGGATCGCCGAATACCAGGGCGCGCCCGTCGGCTGCGTCTACTGCGTGCGCGAGGACGACGCCACCGCGCGACTGCGGCTGCTGCTGGTCGAGCCGTCCGCGCGCGGGCTCGGCGTGGGCAGCGCGCTGGTCGACGCATGCCTGCGCTTCGCCACCGACGCCGGATACACCGCGATGGTGTTGTGGACCAACAGCGTGCTCGAGTCCGCCCGGCACCTGTATCAGCGCGCCGGATTCGAACTCGCCGAATCGAATCCGCACCACAGTTTCGGCGTCGATCTGGTCGGGCAGACCTGGCGGCGGGCACTGCGACCCCGGGACGACCCGGGCCGATAA
- a CDS encoding nitroreductase family deazaflavin-dependent oxidoreductase: MPLHGEYEPSPSDWSREQAEKFENSGGADGATLQGVPIILLTTRGNKSGKLRKTPLMRVEHDGEYAVVASLGGAPKHPVWYWNVKADPHVELRDTHGVKDYDAREVTGAEKDLWWKRAVAVWPDYAEYQKKTTRQIPVFVLSPRD; encoded by the coding sequence ATGCCACTTCACGGAGAGTACGAACCGAGTCCGTCCGACTGGTCGCGTGAGCAAGCCGAGAAGTTCGAGAACTCCGGGGGCGCCGACGGCGCCACCCTGCAGGGGGTACCGATCATCCTGCTGACCACCCGCGGCAACAAGTCCGGCAAGCTCCGCAAGACCCCGCTCATGCGCGTCGAGCACGACGGCGAGTACGCGGTCGTCGCGTCGCTGGGCGGCGCGCCCAAGCATCCGGTCTGGTACTGGAACGTCAAGGCCGACCCGCACGTGGAACTGCGCGACACCCACGGGGTCAAGGACTACGACGCCCGCGAGGTCACCGGCGCGGAGAAGGACCTGTGGTGGAAACGGGCGGTGGCGGTCTGGCCCGACTATGCCGAATATCAGAAGAAGACCACCCGCCAGATCCCGGTCTTCGTCCTCAGCCCGCGCGACTGA
- a CDS encoding DUF2235 domain-containing protein: MKRLVVCCDGTWKAESSSTVSNIVKIAETVRLTGTDREGKSVGQRINYVSGPGSRGFTTDKLMGGAFGLGLEANLSAAYWQLALNWEPGDEIFIFGFSRGAYTARSLAGMISRLGILKYEAIIGGKYPKALEIYKTRKKHPDDPDPPEWAAFRAENCHAETPVINFLGVFDTVGAMGVPGLTSRLHRFHDVRLSRIVRCARQALAIDERRRAFAPCLWEIPHDQRDLYDRPDRVKQVWFEGVHSDIGGGYADCGLSDITLRWMIAEAEAEGLAFDHDRLDTLLGSCPFDAPHLHDLLSRASGS; this comes from the coding sequence ATGAAGAGACTCGTGGTGTGTTGCGACGGCACGTGGAAGGCAGAGTCGAGCTCGACCGTGTCCAATATCGTGAAGATCGCCGAGACGGTGCGGCTGACCGGGACGGATCGGGAGGGGAAGTCTGTCGGCCAGCGCATCAACTACGTCTCCGGACCCGGCTCGCGCGGCTTCACCACCGACAAGCTCATGGGCGGGGCGTTCGGCCTGGGACTCGAGGCCAATCTGTCGGCCGCCTACTGGCAGCTGGCCCTGAACTGGGAACCCGGCGACGAGATCTTCATCTTCGGCTTCAGTCGCGGCGCGTACACCGCGCGCAGCCTGGCCGGGATGATCAGCCGGCTCGGGATCCTGAAATACGAGGCCATCATCGGGGGCAAGTACCCGAAGGCGCTGGAGATCTACAAGACCCGCAAGAAGCATCCCGACGACCCGGACCCGCCGGAATGGGCGGCGTTCCGCGCCGAGAACTGCCATGCCGAGACGCCGGTCATCAATTTCCTCGGCGTGTTCGACACCGTCGGCGCGATGGGCGTCCCGGGGCTCACCTCGCGTCTGCACCGTTTCCACGATGTCCGGCTCTCGCGGATCGTGCGCTGCGCACGCCAAGCGCTGGCCATCGACGAGCGGCGGCGCGCCTTCGCGCCCTGCCTGTGGGAGATCCCCCACGATCAGCGCGACCTCTACGACCGCCCCGACCGGGTGAAGCAGGTCTGGTTCGAGGGCGTGCACAGCGATATCGGCGGCGGCTACGCCGACTGCGGCCTGTCCGACATCACCCTGCGCTGGATGATCGCCGAGGCCGAAGCCGAGGGACTGGCCTTCGACCACGACCGCCTCGACACCCTGCTGGGCAGCTGCCCGTTCGACGCGCCGCACCTGCACGATTTGCTGAGCCGGGCTTCCGGATCCTGA
- a CDS encoding response regulator transcription factor produces MRVLVVEDDRNLGDEVAAGLRAAGFAVDLARHYADADLKIAVNSYDCLVVDRGLPDGDGLDLVRAQRESGQRTPVVVLTARDALADRLDGFAQGADDYVVKPFAMDELAARVGALCRRREPPAPTRTVVGTLVVDRPRRRVHRAGTLLTLTPKEFGVLELLAARAGSVVTRAELIECCWDEMAEPASNVVDVVIAQLRRKLGAPPLIETVRGAGFTISP; encoded by the coding sequence GTGCGGGTACTCGTGGTCGAGGACGACCGGAACCTGGGCGACGAGGTCGCGGCCGGGTTGCGGGCGGCCGGGTTCGCGGTGGATCTGGCCCGCCACTACGCCGACGCCGACCTCAAGATCGCCGTCAACAGTTACGACTGCCTGGTCGTCGACCGCGGCCTGCCCGATGGTGACGGACTCGATCTGGTGCGCGCGCAGCGGGAGTCCGGGCAGCGCACCCCGGTCGTGGTGCTCACCGCCCGAGACGCCCTCGCCGACCGGCTCGACGGCTTCGCGCAAGGGGCCGACGACTATGTCGTCAAACCCTTCGCCATGGACGAACTCGCCGCCCGGGTGGGCGCGTTGTGCCGCCGCCGGGAACCGCCCGCGCCCACCCGCACCGTGGTCGGCACCCTGGTGGTGGACCGCCCGCGGCGGCGCGTGCACCGGGCGGGGACGCTGCTCACCTTGACGCCCAAGGAATTCGGCGTGCTCGAACTGCTGGCCGCCCGCGCCGGCTCGGTGGTGACCCGCGCCGAGCTCATCGAATGCTGCTGGGACGAGATGGCCGAACCGGCCTCCAATGTCGTCGATGTGGTGATCGCCCAGTTGCGTCGCAAGCTCGGTGCGCCGCCCCTCATCGAAACCGTCCGCGGCGCCGGTTTCACCATCTCGCCATGA
- a CDS encoding adenosylmethionine--8-amino-7-oxononanoate transaminase, protein MTEPLTALSPAEITALDAAHVWHPYGGFPASTEPLVVASASGTRLTLADGRELVDGMSSWWAAVHGYQHPVLDAALLAQSRKMSHVMFGGLTHEPAARLSQLLVELTPEGLDKVFLCDSGSVSVEVAVKMCLQYQRALGRPGKHRLMTWRGGYHGDTFTPMSVCDPEGGMHSLWSDVLVPQVFASAPPHDFEPDYVAELERTIAEHAHELAAVIVEPVVQGAGGMRFHDPRYLSELRRLCDEHDVLLVFDEIATGFGRTGTLFAAEQAGVRPDVMCVGKAITGGYMSLAAALTTTAIAETISRSHGGLMHGPTFMGNPLACAVAVASIELLLSRDWQGEVRRIEAELNSGLAPARDLPGVADVRVRGAIGVIELDHPVDMRAATHAAVDAGAWLRPFRNLVYVMPPFISTTDDVHRITTAMLAAAAA, encoded by the coding sequence TTGACCGAACCCCTGACCGCGCTGTCGCCCGCCGAGATCACCGCCCTCGACGCCGCGCACGTGTGGCATCCCTACGGCGGCTTCCCGGCCAGCACCGAACCCCTGGTGGTCGCCTCGGCGTCGGGCACCCGGCTCACCCTGGCCGACGGCCGGGAACTGGTGGACGGCATGAGCTCCTGGTGGGCGGCGGTGCACGGATACCAGCACCCGGTGCTGGACGCGGCCCTGCTCGCGCAGTCGCGGAAGATGAGCCACGTCATGTTCGGCGGGCTCACCCACGAACCGGCCGCGCGGCTGTCGCAGCTGCTGGTCGAGCTCACGCCCGAGGGCCTGGACAAGGTGTTCCTCTGCGACTCCGGGTCGGTGTCGGTCGAGGTCGCGGTGAAGATGTGCCTGCAATACCAGCGCGCGCTGGGCCGTCCGGGCAAGCACCGGCTGATGACCTGGCGCGGCGGCTATCACGGCGACACCTTCACCCCCATGAGCGTCTGCGACCCCGAGGGCGGCATGCACTCGCTGTGGTCGGACGTGCTGGTCCCGCAGGTGTTCGCGAGCGCGCCCCCGCACGACTTCGAGCCGGACTACGTCGCGGAGCTGGAGCGAACCATCGCCGAGCACGCGCACGAATTGGCCGCGGTCATCGTGGAACCCGTGGTGCAGGGCGCCGGCGGCATGCGCTTCCACGACCCGCGCTACCTGAGCGAGCTGCGCCGGCTCTGCGACGAGCACGACGTGCTGCTGGTCTTCGATGAGATCGCCACCGGATTCGGCCGCACCGGAACGCTTTTCGCGGCCGAGCAGGCCGGTGTCCGCCCGGACGTGATGTGCGTGGGCAAGGCGATCACCGGCGGCTACATGAGCCTGGCCGCCGCACTGACCACCACCGCCATCGCCGAGACCATCAGCCGCTCGCACGGCGGGCTCATGCACGGCCCGACCTTCATGGGCAACCCCCTGGCCTGCGCGGTCGCGGTGGCATCGATCGAGCTACTGCTCTCGCGCGACTGGCAGGGCGAGGTGCGCCGGATCGAGGCCGAGCTGAACTCCGGCCTGGCCCCGGCCCGGGACCTGCCCGGCGTCGCCGACGTCCGGGTACGCGGGGCCATCGGGGTCATCGAACTCGATCACCCCGTGGACATGCGCGCGGCGACGCACGCGGCGGTCGACGCGGGCGCCTGGCTGCGGCCCTTCCGCAACCTGGTCTATGTCATGCCCCCGTTCATCAGCACCACCGATGACGTCCACCGGATCACCACCGCCATGCTCGCGGCTGCTGCGGCCTGA